One segment of Sander vitreus isolate 19-12246 chromosome 20, sanVit1, whole genome shotgun sequence DNA contains the following:
- the LOC144535625 gene encoding general transcription factor II-I repeat domain-containing protein 2A-like, producing MMEVMGGDLVGVHSYKKTKKCFPLIDYNLNRHYTTKHEDKYRNLTDEEHGRESDALLAKLQTQQGLFTKLHPPRDTAVRTSYVISHKIGRKSKAFSDGEFIKECLLDSVALICPEKKAEFENVSLPRRTVTRRVEDIAGNLELQLKNRAADFDCFSLALDESCDVRDTAQLFLCGITADFQVTEELAAMQSMKGTTTGNDLFTEVNACLDMLGLNWDKLAGVTTDGCPNLTGKNVGLLKRMQDKVTEINPVQKLTFLHCIIHQEVLCKTVLKMNHVVDAVTKTVNFIRARALNHRQFVALLEENEIERGDISYHCTVRWLSLDKVLKSVWDLREQIQDFCVKKGHDIPELSDEDWVADLGFAVDVTALMNELNVKLQCKGLFVHEMYSAVKAFMRKLQLLSSQVKDNIPTHLPTLKEATRSADHLHKYSTMLEALQISMPLFKPRTDWIILTEEEMRQKTVEGGDVEEVECK from the exons ATTATAATTTGAATCGCCACTACACCACCAAGCATGAGGATAAATACAGAAATCTGACTGACGAAGAGCACGGAAGGGAGTCTGATGCGTTGCTAGCAAAACTGCAAACCCAACAAGGCCTTTTTACCAAACTTCACCCCCCCAGAGATACAGCCGTCAGGACAAGTTATGTAATTTCTCACAAAATCGGCAGAAAAAGTAAGGCGTTTTCTGACGGAGAGTTCATTAAGGAGTGCTTATTGGACTCTGTTGCACTGATATGCCCGGAGAAAAAGGCAGAATTTGAGAACGTGTCACTCCCCCGACGCACTGTAACGAGGCGGGTTGAGGACATCGCTGGGAACTTGGAACTTCAGCTGAAGAACAGAGCGGCCGACTTTGACTGTTTTTCTCTGGCTTTGGATGAGAGCTGCGATGTACGTGACACCGCCCAGCTCTTCTTATGTGGgataactgcagactttcaagTCACGGAGGAGCTGGCAGCCATGCAGTCAATGAAAGGGACAACCACTGGTAATGACTTGTTCACAGAGGTAAATGCATGTTTGGACATGTTAGGACTGAACTGGGACAAGCTGGCAGGTGTGACAACAGACGGTTGTCCAAATCTGACAGGGAAAAATGTTGGACTTTTAAAGAGAATGCAGGATAAAGTGACAGAAATTAACCCTGTGCAGAAATTGACATTTTTGCATTGTATTATACATCAGGAAGTGTTGTGCAAGACAGTGTTAAAAATGAACCATGTTGTTGATGCTGTAACTAAAACTGTTAACTTCATCAGAGCGAGAGCATTAAATCACAGGCAATTTGTTGCACTTTTGGAGGAAAATGAGATTGAACGTGGTGACATAAGCTATCACTGCACCGTCAGGTGGCTCAGCCTAGACAAAGTGCTGAAAAGTGTCTGGGACCTGAGAGAGCAGATTCAGGATTTCTGTGTGAAGAAAGGACATGACATCCCAGAGCTTTCAGATGAAGACTGGGTGGCAGACCTCGGATTCGCTGTGGATGTGACTGCACTCATGAACGAACTAAACGTCAAACTGCAGTGCAAGGGCCTTTTTGTGCATGAGATGTACAGTGCAGTGAAGGCTTTCATGAGAAAGTTGCAGCTTCTCTCAAGCCAAGTGAAGGACAACATTCCGACCCACCTGCCAACACTAAAGGAAGCCACAAGATCAGCCGATCACCTCCACAAGTACTCAACCATGTTAGAAGCACT CCAGATTTCAATGCCCTTGTTCAAGCCCAGAACAGACTGGATTATTCTCACTGAAGAG